The Cellulomonas oligotrophica sequence GTAGAACGTCGCCTTGGTGACGCCCGCGTCGGCCATCACCGCGTCGGCGCTGACGGCCCGGATCCCCTCGCGGTAGAACCGGGGGCCCGCGGCGGCCAGGATGCGCCGCGCGGTGTCCGACTGCCCGCCGTCCCGCCGCGGCCGGCCCACGACCGGCGCGGCGGGATGGTCGAGCCCGACCGGAGACGTCATCGCCCGTCCCCGGGGCGGGCGGCCAGCGCGGCACGGTGCGCGCGGAACGCGCGCCACGCACCCGTCGACCACAGCGACCACAGCACCAGCACCACCTGGAACGGCAGGCGGGCCAGACGCTTGGCGTCCGTGTCCAGCCCGAACCCGTCCTTCTGCTCCAGGTACTGGGCGACGTTGCCGGGGAAGATCGCGACGAAGAAGAGCGCCGCCGCCGCGCCGACCCACGGCCGCCACCGGCGCGGCGCGAACGTCAGCGCCAGGCCCAGCGTGATCTCCACGACGCCCGACGCGAGCACGACCAGGTCGGGGTCGAGCGGCACCCACGACGGCACCTGCGCCTGGAACTCCTGCCGCGCGACCGTCAGGTGCGTGGTGCCGGCGAACGCGAGCGTCAGCCCGAGCCACACCCGGCCGACGGTGCGCGCGACCCCGTCGCGCGTGCTCGGGGCCGTGCTCGTCGTGCTCATCCGGCGTCCCCGTCGGTCGTCGTGGTCAGGCGCACCTCGATGTTGCCACGGGTCGCGTTGGAGTAGGGGCACACCTGGTGCGCGAGCTCGACGAGACGCTCGGCCTCGGCCTGCGCCAGCCCGCCGATCTCCACCTCGAGCGCAGCCTCGATCGTGTAGGCGCCGGACTCCAGCGGCAGCAGGCCGATCTGCGCGACGACGGCCGAGTCGCGCAGCGTGACGCGCTCGCGGGCGGCGACGGACTTCAGGGCGGAGTGGAAGCAGGACGCCCAGCCGGCGGCGAACAGCTGCTCGGGGTTGGTCCCGCCGCCCGGCCCGCCGATGGCGGCGGGGATCGCGAGGGTGACGTCGAGCAGACCGTCGTCCGACCGGGCGCGGCCTCCGGCGCGGCCCTCCCCGGTGGCGGTGGCGACGGCGGTGTAGACGGCGGGCATGGGTCCTCCAGAGGTAGACGTACTAGTTCGTCTACCTTACGTCGGCGGGGAGGGTGCGACCAGGCCGCAGGTCCCTGGCCCGCCGGCCCCGAGCGGTCCGACCGTCAGCTCCCGGCCACGATCGCGATCAGGCGGGCGTGGTCGGCCCGCGCCGCCGGGTCGGCCAGTCGCGGGTCGTCCGGGGTGCGTCCGCCGAGCACCGCGTCGAGGTACCGGCGGTCGGCGTCCAGGCGCGCCACGGGGTCGTGCGTCGGTGCACCGTGCCCGGGCACGAGCACGTCGGCGCGCGCGACCCACGGTGCGAGCGCGTCCAGCCCGGCGAGGTACGCCGGCACGTCGTCGGGGTCGAACGGCAGCGGCACCTCGACGTCGCTGAGCATGTCCCCGACCAGCAGCACGCCGCGCGCAGGCGCCCACAGCGCCGCGTG is a genomic window containing:
- a CDS encoding DoxX family protein encodes the protein MSTTSTAPSTRDGVARTVGRVWLGLTLAFAGTTHLTVARQEFQAQVPSWVPLDPDLVVLASGVVEITLGLALTFAPRRWRPWVGAAAALFFVAIFPGNVAQYLEQKDGFGLDTDAKRLARLPFQVVLVLWSLWSTGAWRAFRAHRAALAARPGDGR
- a CDS encoding organic hydroperoxide resistance protein; this encodes MPAVYTAVATATGEGRAGGRARSDDGLLDVTLAIPAAIGGPGGGTNPEQLFAAGWASCFHSALKSVAARERVTLRDSAVVAQIGLLPLESGAYTIEAALEVEIGGLAQAEAERLVELAHQVCPYSNATRGNIEVRLTTTTDGDAG